TAATTTCTTATCAACTCATCTCTATATGAATAATTAGACTGCTGATTTTCTATCATTTTGCAGAAAATTTCATTTAGAAATGCTCTTTGCGTATCAGTAATTTTTAAAATTGGTGTACCACCTAATTGAAATAAAGGAGATTTTTGAAGGATATCTGACTGGTTACATTGTTTAAAAAACTCTTCAGAAAACAAGCAGGTATAACCAGTATATTTTCTACAGTAAGATTCCCAAGAATATGGAATATGAGGATTACCAAAAAATAATATGGTACCTTCATGTTCAAAACTTCGATCAGCATAATGGATAATGCTTTTACCAGTAGTTAAGCAAATTTTATAGAAATCTTTTCTACTGTAAATTTTTGTCGCATAGCTGTCTTTATCAATTTCAAATACATTGAACCCTTTAAGTTTAAGTTCGCTATTGAACTCAGAAACCAAGTGTTCTTTTTTAATATTCATTTTTATTAGTTGAAGAGCCAAGTTTGAGGATTTTGCTTTACTTATCCATACAGAAAAGGTATATGAAATTAAAGCTCTTTCCTTATTAGAAACTTAGGCATTAGTTAATAACTAGGTGAATTAAGTTTTTCTTTTTGAAAACAGATACTCAGAAGTGTTATAAGCTATTTTCTAAAATCGTTTTTAGAGTTCACATATAACCATCAGAATATGATACAAATATAAATTGGAGCTTGCCTTTCAAAGTAAAGAATATCAAATCAAAAGATATAAATTTCAAACTATTCAATCTCTAATGAGCTAAGGGCAGTACAAATTGGATACTTAGACTAAGTAGTTAGTCTTAATTGGAAGGAAAATGTACCTTAATATAAGGTGTAAGCTTTGTTATAAATTATATTGAAGGTACAATGGTAAGCTATATAATTCAAGTTGCGATATATGATGAAAATAAAGTGAAGTCAACCAATTAATTGTAAATTTTAGTCGCCAAACCTAATTTACAATGGAAGACTTCACCATCGCAATTTACTGTTTTCTTGACGATTATCTAAAAATCGGGCGCCCAAAAGAGGGACATATGCGCAAGCTGACAGATGCCCAGATCATCACCACTGCCATTGTGGCCGCCAGGTTTTTCGGTTGCAACTATGTAAGGGCACGGGCTTATCTAAGAGAGGGCCACCAGTTTGATTTTCCCGACAAATCCAATTTCAACCGCCATCTGCATCGGCTCGCGCCAACAATCTCAAGCTTGTTTTTTGCCCTCGGCCAGGCCATAAAAGAACTGAACACCGATAGCCGGTACCTCATCGATTCTTTCCCGGTCGCCGTTTGCAAAAACATCCGGATAAACAACTGCAGACTGCTCGGCGACAAGGCCTATAGAGGGAAGAACATGTCCAAAAGGGAGTACTTCTATGGCTTTAAGGTCCAGGTCATCGCCACTTCGGACGGCATCCCGGTCGAATACTTCATCTGTGCGGGCTCTTACCATGACATAACCGCGTTCAAGAGTATGGATATCGATTTGCCCCCTGACAGTGAGCTGTTCGCCGATAGTGCCTATACAGACTATGAGACAGAAGATTATTACAAAGAACTTGAGCACATCCACCTACTCGCGGTCCGAAAGTCAAATTCCAAAAGGCCAGACCATCCGGCCATGGCATACTTGAAGGACATGATGCGAAAAAGGATCGAGACCACTTTCTCTGAGATCTTGGCATGGTTCCCTTTGAAAATCCATGCCGTCACTGCCCAAGGGTTCATCCTTAAGATCGTGCTCTTCATTTTTGCCTTCACTATTCATAAATCTTTGTAAACCGCAACTTGGGTTATATAGTTATTTATTTTTTGAATAAACTTTGTGAAAACTCTACAAGGTAATCGCGCCAGTTTTCCCAAGTATGTCCACCCTCAGTTAATTTATAAGCGTATTTCATATCAATGGCATCTAGGTCTTTGCGATATTTCTGAATACCATCTAACAACATTTGCATATCATTTTTACCAACAGCAATCCAATACAATTTATAACCATTATCTAATTGAGCTTTTAGTTTCTCATCAATATTTTGATAAGCTACTGAGATTTTAGGTTGATTGTTATTTACGTTGATAGCAGGTGAGAATAAACCAACATAATCGAAAGTATTGGGGTAATTCATAGAAATATAAGCTGTATGATAACCACCCATAGACAAACCAGCAATTGCACGGCCTTCTTTTTTCTCTACAGTGCGATAATTACTTTCTACAAATTTTATAATATCTATAAAGGTTTCTTCAAACTTGCCATCCATCGTATGAGGTAACATAAAAGTTGGTCTTTTAAAACCATCGCTAGCTTCTCCCGGTGCTGCTTGTTGAGAAACATTCCCATTTGGCATTACCATAATCATAGGCTCTACCTTACCCTGTGCAATTAAGTTATCCATAATTTGCTTAGCGCGACCAGATCCAAGCCATGCTTCTTCGTCTCCACCAATGCCATGTAACAGATACAATACTGGATAATTTTCTTCACTGTTTTCGTATCCTGCTGGTGTATAAACAGCTAATCTTCTTTTTTTGTCGTTACCCGGAGAATCGTACCATCTATAAGCAACTGTACCATGAGGCACATCATTTATCTTGTAGTTATCTGCTTTGCCTCCTTCTATTAAAAATATATTGGATAAAGTAGCTACATCGCGAATGGCAAAAGCATTACTAGGATCGGTAGTACGAACACCATTTACAGAAAAAGAATATCTATAAAGTTCTGGCTGTAATGCTTCGGTTGTGTAAGTCCATACGCCACTATCACCTTTATGCATTTCTTCTGATGGAGATTCAAAACCTTTACTCGGCATCCAACTACCAGAAATTGTAACTTTGCTTGCTTCTGGCCCTTTCAGTCGAAAAGTAACTGTATTATCTTTATTAATTTCGGGAGAAACTATCTCAGTTCTATTAAAGATATTTTGCTGTGCTATTAACGAGAAAGAAGTTAATGCCAGCAATATGGTTGTGAGTGCTGTTTTCATTGTTAGATAATTTATATTCATTATTTATTTAGTTATCAGTTTTTACTCCAAAAACAATTGGGTTTAAATCGATTAGCTCAAGCGATTTTACCATTTCTAAAGTACCCGTCTTATACTTTTGGAAATGAGCCGATTCAATATGTGCTTGATAGGCAGAATCATTTTCATATATTTCGAGTATGGTAATTTTAGATGGCTCAGATTCATTTTGAAGGGCATACATTGTTAAAACACCGGGCTCTTTGGCTATTGCTGTTTCAATTCCTTCTTTTAGATAAGTTTCGTAATCATTAAGCTGAGCCTGTTTTATCTCCAATTTGGCAAAGCGAATTACCATATCACTATGTTGTTCAAAGTTTTTTAAAGTGGCAATTGGGTTATTGATTCCTAATGAAGCATTGCAACCACTAATTAACATGGTAATGCAGGTAAAAGTTATAATTATCTGGCTTATTATGCTGATTTTAAAATGATTAATTGATCTGAGTTTTTCCATAGTTTCTGTTAAATCAATGCTTAGCTTTTTAGTAGTTCTATTTGCCTTTTTGTAGATTTCATATTTTACAGTTTAGGATTAAACCAATAGTTCAATTTTAAATTGATAGATCTAAATTTTGGGCCGAAGCCGACAGGAAAATAGTTATCATTATATACCAAAAACAAGTCTGACAGTGGTGCAAATCGCCATTGTACTCTTGAATTTATTCCAAGATTGTCGCGTTGATTACTATATTGAATGGTGGTTGTCCAAAAGATAGATTTTGTAAAGGTTACTTCTGCCCTAGGAGTAAGCAACCAAAAGTCTGCATCGAGTATTTCTCCGGGTAATCTAATTCTATCGTATTGAGCATTTACACTAAAATTGGCATAAGGCTGTAAACGATAGCCAAGTGTAACACCATAAGAATAAGAATTGCCATTAAAAAATTGCCCCAGCGTAGTTGTAAAACCATAGGTAAAAGGTTTGGTTACATTTGAGGTATAAGTAGCTGTTAGCTGCTTAAAATCATACCCAGTGTTTCCTAAAATGGCATCTCCTTCTTTTCCTGTAGGATTAAAATCATTAGTTAGGTAAATATACTGATCGAGGTATTGCATTTCGAGACTTGACTGGTCTCTAAACTCTATGGTATATTCTGGCCGCCAAAGTTGATCTGTTTTCTTAAAATCGAAACTAGGCCGCCAAAAAGTTAGAGAGATCAACCTCAATACATGTTTATTTACGATGCCTCCTTTTGGATAAAATGTTCTACCAATCCCCATTCCATACTTTACAATGTCTTTGCGGGGAATAAAACCTAAATCTGATTGAAAATCTTGATCTATATGAACGATATCTGCGGAGAAGTACCAATACCTATCGTTATAAGCGGCCGTAGCTTGTGAAGATAAATTACCTCTACTGTCATCTGGTTGTATAGATTGATGCACATAAAATTTACCTGTCCAATTGTTGTTTTTTGATGCCAGATTATAATCTACACCATAAACCCGATTATACTTTTCGGCAGAAGAAACAAAATCGTAATCTTCAAATGTTTGCCTATTAATAAAAAAAGCGCCAATACTCGATCTTGCAGATACTTTTCGTTGGATTGCCAGCATCATGTTGTTGTTAGAAGCAATCTCATTTTCAATATCTTCATCAGTTTGGATATTAAGAAACCCCAATCGCCAATTCTGATTCAGTTTACCGCTTAATCGCGCGCCACCAATAATTCTATTTTGAATTAAATTACCAGTGGTATCTCTTGCCAAACCAATTCTTCTAGAAAAAAATGGAGAAGCATCATTATAAATACTGCCATACAAACCAAAGAGATCGCTATTATCAATAAAAAACTGTCGCCTTTCTGGAAGTTGAATTTCGAATCGGGTTAAATTTGTAAAAATTTCATCCACTTCTACATTCGAAAAATCGGGGTTAATGGTAATATCTAGATTCATACCATTACCAATGGCTACTTTCGCATCCCCTCCTACTTTAAACTCTACACTCGATTCTTCGCTAATTGAGTTGTTTTGCACCAGTGTATTTACATAAGGTATTAAGGCTAGTGGAGTTCTAGATTTACCAAGTGGTTTTTCAAAATGGAGTGTTCCCATAAAAGCCAAGCTAGAAAGTAATTGATTTTGCGGAACACGCGCCCAAGCGCTGTGTTCTTGACTTTGGTAATCGAATCTATAAGCTTGAAACCGCCAACTTTGAGAGCCTTCGGGAAATTTCATAGAGGTAAATGGAATAACCAATTCTGCAATATAGTGGTCATCATATCTTTTAACTTCAGCGCGCCATTTCATATCCCAAGCAGGGTTTAGACCACGGGCAGAACCACCTTCCGAAATTAATAATTCTCGTTGTACACCAAAGGGTGTAATTCCAAAAAGAAATGCATTAGCTCCGTCGCTAAATGTATCGAAAAGCACAGAAATATTGTCGTTACTGGCTCCGCTAAAATCTCTTTTGAGACTAGATGCCACATATTTTT
This window of the Chondrinema litorale genome carries:
- a CDS encoding esterase yields the protein MKTALTTILLALTSFSLIAQQNIFNRTEIVSPEINKDNTVTFRLKGPEASKVTISGSWMPSKGFESPSEEMHKGDSGVWTYTTEALQPELYRYSFSVNGVRTTDPSNAFAIRDVATLSNIFLIEGGKADNYKINDVPHGTVAYRWYDSPGNDKKRRLAVYTPAGYENSEENYPVLYLLHGIGGDEEAWLGSGRAKQIMDNLIAQGKVEPMIMVMPNGNVSQQAAPGEASDGFKRPTFMLPHTMDGKFEETFIDIIKFVESNYRTVEKKEGRAIAGLSMGGYHTAYISMNYPNTFDYVGLFSPAINVNNNQPKISVAYQNIDEKLKAQLDNGYKLYWIAVGKNDMQMLLDGIQKYRKDLDAIDMKYAYKLTEGGHTWENWRDYLVEFSQSLFKK
- a CDS encoding DUF5916 domain-containing protein — its product is MKMKSYYLLLAITLNSFWSMAQENTGVLNVNYLDREILIDGVLNETAWYEANTVSNFWQYFPTDSIRAKTNTEIKILYNDDAIYIGIYAESVGEKYVASSLKRDFSGASNDNISVLFDTFSDGANAFLFGITPFGVQRELLISEGGSARGLNPAWDMKWRAEVKRYDDHYIAELVIPFTSMKFPEGSQSWRFQAYRFDYQSQEHSAWARVPQNQLLSSLAFMGTLHFEKPLGKSRTPLALIPYVNTLVQNNSISEESSVEFKVGGDAKVAIGNGMNLDITINPDFSNVEVDEIFTNLTRFEIQLPERRQFFIDNSDLFGLYGSIYNDASPFFSRRIGLARDTTGNLIQNRIIGGARLSGKLNQNWRLGFLNIQTDEDIENEIASNNNMMLAIQRKVSARSSIGAFFINRQTFEDYDFVSSAEKYNRVYGVDYNLASKNNNWTGKFYVHQSIQPDDSRGNLSSQATAAYNDRYWYFSADIVHIDQDFQSDLGFIPRKDIVKYGMGIGRTFYPKGGIVNKHVLRLISLTFWRPSFDFKKTDQLWRPEYTIEFRDQSSLEMQYLDQYIYLTNDFNPTGKEGDAILGNTGYDFKQLTATYTSNVTKPFTYGFTTTLGQFFNGNSYSYGVTLGYRLQPYANFSVNAQYDRIRLPGEILDADFWLLTPRAEVTFTKSIFWTTTIQYSNQRDNLGINSRVQWRFAPLSDLFLVYNDNYFPVGFGPKFRSINLKLNYWFNPKL
- a CDS encoding putative quinol monooxygenase produces the protein MEKLRSINHFKISIISQIIITFTCITMLISGCNASLGINNPIATLKNFEQHSDMVIRFAKLEIKQAQLNDYETYLKEGIETAIAKEPGVLTMYALQNESEPSKITILEIYENDSAYQAHIESAHFQKYKTGTLEMVKSLELIDLNPIVFGVKTDN
- a CDS encoding helix-turn-helix domain-containing protein; the protein is MNIKKEHLVSEFNSELKLKGFNVFEIDKDSYATKIYSRKDFYKICLTTGKSIIHYADRSFEHEGTILFFGNPHIPYSWESYCRKYTGYTCLFSEEFFKQCNQSDILQKSPLFQLGGTPILKITDTQRAFLNEIFCKMIENQQSNYSYRDELIRNYIHLIFHEALKMQPSEKYDAYKNSASRLTLVFFELLERQFPIESLDLPLRLKTAQDYASNLSVHVNYLNRVVKEITGKPTTVHITNRVVKEAEALLRNTNWSISDIAYALGFEYTTYFSNFIKNATGKTPKTIRATDI
- a CDS encoding IS982 family transposase translates to MEDFTIAIYCFLDDYLKIGRPKEGHMRKLTDAQIITTAIVAARFFGCNYVRARAYLREGHQFDFPDKSNFNRHLHRLAPTISSLFFALGQAIKELNTDSRYLIDSFPVAVCKNIRINNCRLLGDKAYRGKNMSKREYFYGFKVQVIATSDGIPVEYFICAGSYHDITAFKSMDIDLPPDSELFADSAYTDYETEDYYKELEHIHLLAVRKSNSKRPDHPAMAYLKDMMRKRIETTFSEILAWFPLKIHAVTAQGFILKIVLFIFAFTIHKSL